In Pseudomonas sp. Leaf58, one DNA window encodes the following:
- the pabC gene encoding aminodeoxychorismate lyase yields MPSWVDGQPAAAVNLQNRGLAYGDGLFETIAVRGGRPSLLDGHLARLALGCQRLAISADLGLVRDELQRYANQLGNGVAKLILTRGDSQRGYAPLAGVAPRRILQGSPLPSYPVEHAEQGVRLYPCQTRLGEQPLLAGLKHLNRLEQVLARAEWQDSEHAEGLMRDGQGRVIEGVYSNLFLVRDGALLTADLSRCGVAGVMRAALLEQAALLGIPVQVRDLPYDALEQADEVFVCNSVYGIWPVRGIAALNWSPGPLTHKLQAVARTLLET; encoded by the coding sequence ATGCCCAGCTGGGTCGATGGCCAGCCGGCGGCTGCAGTTAACCTGCAGAACCGCGGCCTGGCCTACGGCGATGGCCTGTTCGAGACCATCGCTGTGCGCGGCGGCCGGCCCAGCCTGCTGGACGGCCACCTCGCACGCCTGGCGCTGGGCTGCCAGCGCCTGGCGATCAGTGCTGATCTAGGGCTGGTGCGCGACGAGCTACAGCGCTATGCCAACCAGCTGGGTAATGGCGTCGCCAAACTCATCCTTACCCGTGGCGACAGCCAGCGCGGCTATGCACCGTTAGCCGGTGTCGCGCCACGGCGTATCCTGCAGGGCAGCCCATTGCCCAGCTATCCTGTCGAGCATGCCGAGCAAGGTGTGCGGCTGTACCCTTGCCAAACCCGGCTTGGGGAACAACCGCTGCTAGCCGGCCTCAAACACCTCAACCGCCTGGAGCAGGTACTGGCCCGAGCCGAATGGCAGGACAGCGAACATGCCGAAGGCCTGATGCGTGACGGGCAGGGCAGGGTGATCGAAGGGGTGTACAGCAATCTGTTCCTGGTGCGCGATGGTGCGTTGCTCACGGCCGACCTCAGCCGCTGCGGCGTGGCCGGTGTGATGCGCGCGGCATTGCTGGAACAGGCAGCGTTGCTGGGTATCCCGGTGCAGGTCCGCGACCTGCCGTACGATGCGCTGGAACAGGCAGACGAAGTATTTGTTTGCAATAGCGTCTACGGTATCTGGCCCGTGCGTGGCATAGCCGCGCTAAACTGGTCGCCGGGCCCGCTCACCCATAAACTGCAGGCCGTTGCCCGTACGTTACTGGAAACCTGA